CATCGCCATGGGACGCGTGGGGGCCTCCCGCGATGAAGTGATGGAAGCCGCCCGGCTGGCCCAGGCCGATTTGTTCATACGTGAGTTACCCGATGGATACGACACCGTCATCGGCGAACAGGGTGTTCTGCTTTCCGGGGGCCAACGTCAGCGCATCTGTCTGGCCCGGGCCTTTGTCCGCAAAGCCCCCATCCTGGTGCTCGACGAGGCCACCGCTTCACTCGATTCCAAAATTGAGGCCGCAGTCCAGACTGGAATTGATTCCCTCAGCCGGGACAGCACAGTTCTCTGCGTCGCCCACCGCTTGGGAACATTGAAGCACTTTGACCGAATCATCGTCCTGCGAGATGGGGAGATCATCCAGGATGGGACCTTTGCTGGCTTACTTCAACAAGACGGCCTCTTCGCCAACTTGGCGAGCCACCAAGGTTTGACTGTTTCGCTCTCCCCTCCATTACATCACTAGTCTGTTCCACTTCTGCATGCACCAATAACGACTGATTTCAGGAGCAGTACCCGTCATTGTTTTTGCTGGCAAAGATATGACCTTCTACAAACCCAAATCCCAATTGAACTATGACTTTCTCTTGTTTTGCTGGTAAATCTTCAAACCAGAAGCCCTTCTTCTCCTTTTCTTGAAGTCGGCAATCGAAGGCTGATTTTCCCCAGGAACCGCATCGGTTTGTTTCTATCGTCATTCATTCTGTCTTATTGTCCCAACTCAAATGCCGATCAAATAAGTTTATTCATGAATAGAATGATAAAGTTTTACCCTTCTCGACTGGCGGTATATGGCAAAAACATGTTGCGTGAGGCATTGAATTGCGCCAAGAACGGCCGAGAAGGACGCATTTACAACAACAAACGTATACTCCACGATTATAAGTGCATTTTCATTCATATTCCCAAAACGGCCGGCACCAGCGTAAGTCGCGCTCTTTTTGAGCTGCCCAAGACGATCGACACGGAGTATCCCAGGAGCATTCGCAAGTTGCGCTTTAAACATCTCAAGGCCACAGCTGTAAAGTCCTATTTGGGTGACGAAACATGGAATCGCCATTTTTCTTTTGCCTTTGTGCGCAACCCTTGGGACCTGATGGTCTCCTCATATAACTGGTGGGTGCAGAAAGCTTCTCATGATCCCACTTTTAAAGATAGAATTGGAAGCAGTGAGTGGCTATCAAATTTTGAAAGTTTTATTTTCTCTCCTTTCGGGAGATTCAAGCTCAATGAGCTGGAAGGAAACATGCTGGATTGGGTCACCGAAAATGGGGATATTATTGTTGATTACGTGGGAAAAGTTGAGACGTTTAACTCGGATTGGGCCGCTATTTGCCACAAAATAAACGCTCCCTTCCGACCCATGCCATGTCTCAACTCAACCATACGACTTGATTATCGGCAGTATTATAATTCGCGAACGCGCGCCGCGATCGCCGAGCGATTTCACAGGGAAATTGAGTTGTTTGAATACAAGTATTAACGTATCTGAAAGGAGTATATGAGCCTTGTCACCGGTCGTAAGGTATTCGGAATTGGTTTTCAGAAGTCTGGAACTACAAGCTTGGCGCATGCAATGCGGTATTTGGGATTTCACAATATACCTGCAGTCGGTTATAGACTGGAATTTTTAGAAGGAATCTCGCGGGGTGTGCATCCTGGTGAACTTACGAAAATTTTAGAGCCCTGGAACTTTCTACGTGATAACCCATTTTTTTGGCCCAAACTGCCATCCACGGGTGCTCCTTTTTATCAATGGGCAAATCAGCAGTACCCCGATGCCCTTTTCATTCTTACTAAACGAATTTCGGCTAGTGCTTGGCAGAGGAGTATGATTACGCACATGGAGAGGGGTGGCCACTACCCTAAGGGACCCTTAAAAGGCTCCGATATTTACAAGAAACGTATGTTAGTATATGGCCAGGAAGCCGTTGACTCGATGGATATTTCACTTTTTACCAAAGTATATGAGACTTACAACAAAGAGGCCAGGGACTACCTTTCTACCTTTGCAAAAGGACGCTGGATTGAACTTTGCTGGGAAGAAGGACACGGGTGGACAGAATTATGTCGATTTTTGTCTGTTCGTAAGCCTTGGTTTCGTCCCTTTCCAAGTTCCAATAAAACTAACTACGCAAAGCACAAAAAAACAATCGAAGAGGATACCTGATTGGGTATCCTGTGGCTTATCAGCCTAGAGCCATTCCGGTATTGATTGAAACGTGCTGAGCACCCAAGGCGGTGTGGGACCTTCCACCGTCGCCCGGCCAAGGCGGGACAATCCGGGCACGCTTGTCTTGGATCACTCCAGGAAATGCAAGCTTGCTCTGGCACCCACTTTCCAAGACGAGCCTTTCCAGACGTAGTGGTCAGGCATTTTTATCTTCATATCTAGATATGCGTGTGTTCGCTTGAGTCTGAAAAGCCAAAGAGGAGTTTGGGTCAAGAATGCGTCGCTCCCATTCCGAAAGTGGAAATCCCCCGTGTGCACCAATTACATTTTTGGGAATCTGACTCATGTCATCATTCCAATGCTTAGAGACCGGCCAATTATGCCAGATACTCAAAGAGGTCTCTAGAATTCCACTGGAATCGATGGCGGTATTCAAGGCTACCTGATCGGTGGGTGGCCACCCCTTACAGTCGACCACATCCCAATATTTTTGATAAGCACCAACCCAATAAGGCACTAATATTTTCCAAGTTTCTCGACTAGCTGCCAAAAATCCGCTATTCATGTGTTTCATTCGATAATTTCGATCCGAGAGACCCGGGAGACCGCATCGTTTTTTTAACTCTTTGATTCGACTGAATGCGCGACCAGAGCGAAAAACCCCGCAAAGTGCGCGTGATTCAAGTTCAATGACCGGGCACTGAAGGAGCATTAGGTCAGAGTCGATCATCAACACCAAGTCCGCAGTCGATCGTAAGGGGGCACTTATTTTTACCATCCGACTTTGCCAAAGTTGTCTGTAGTGCGATCTATCGCTAGCGGGAAGTTTGATACAATCGTGAACAACACCACTTTGAAGATTTCCAAAAGCTTCCCTCGGGAGATTCGTCACCAATCGCACTTCCACTTCATCTGGAAGGGCTTTTCTGGCATGGTGTGAGGCCAGTTCACCCTCTTTGGCGTAATCCTCACCCACGCAAGGAATCACGACTGCGGATTTGAGGCCGGAACCGGCAAACAGGACGCCTGTTTGGTTGCGGTTCAACCAACGTTTACAAGTGTCCCGCAGTTGAATTTTTTTATCTATCCAATCAATTCTCATGATGTGCGCTGAAGATTGCGTGTTATTTCTGGATCACTCTTCTGACAAAATCCATCATCCGGCGGCGTTCTTCCACATTTGTTTTGTAGAGTGTTTCACAATCCGCGTTGTGCAGTGCGTCAAAAATGTAGGAGTAACGTTCTACGGGGGCTTGGGGGGAAACGATGTGATGATTGTTTCCCTGTGGTTGTTGTTCGGGCAAATAACAAGGGCCGGCGTAAAGCACCAAAGGCACGTTCCGCAGACCCGCCAGATAGGCCGGACCACTATCGGCCGATACCAGGATATCTAATTGTGAAATATTTTCCGGGAGGTCGCGCAAGGGCACCGCACCCAGCAGATTCAACACAGCAGATGCCGGTAATGCCGAATTTTGTAAAACGGAATCCAAGAAGACCTGTTCCGGCTCAGTGCCCAGGACCACGATGGAGACACCCATGGATTTCAGCCACTGGAACCACCAGCCCCATTCTTCAACGGGGATTTGTTTGGATCCATTTCCTGTGCAAAGAGAGACACCGACCCGTGGACGTGAAGCCTGCCTCAACGGTTCCACGACCCCATCCTCGTTCCAATCAGTGAAGAGACGACCCACAGGCCTTTCCCCACCGGGGCCGTCCGCCAACTTCAAATAGGAATCAATGGTGGGCGTATGGACATCGTGTGGCACGACCCGGTCACAGATTTTCAACAATATGCGCATCCCCCATCCCACATCGAGCGCGGAGGTTGATCCTGCACAGGCACACAGACCCCAGAACAAATTGAGTTGGTTCGGGGTCGTTATGAAAACTCGTTCATATCCCTGACAATAGAGCTGGCAAGCCAGGCGGCATTTTTTCCAGATGTTTGCCTTATAGTCTTGTTGGAACCAGGCTTTTCGAATTCTTTGGTCCTTCGATACAAAAGGGGCATTCAACCGGTCCAAGAGGACGTCCGCTGGCGCGACTTTTTCCAGCAAAAACACCGCATTTGCATAGTCTCCTATTTTTCCCGTATGAATCAGCAGGGCCAAGCCCCCTTTTTTGCTTCTCTTTAGAAAAGGAAAAAAAAGACCGCGCAGCACTGCGTATAGTATCAGGTAGCCCATTATCTGATGTTACATCCTACGGCTTACATAGTTCACACTTTTGCGTACAATGCCTCTATTTTGTCCACTGTGGCAGGCAAAGAAAATTGGGTTTCCATATGCCTTCGGGCATTATGGGTCAATTCCATCCGCATCTTATCATCGTTTAATACTTTTTCGATGGCGGACGCACAGGCACTTGAATCCCCGGGAACAAACATCGTGCCTGTAACACCCTCAGTAATGAGATCATGATTGCCCGGAATATCAGTGCACACCACCGGGCATGAATGAATCATCGCTTCCATGACCACTCTGGGCGCGCAGTCCCACTTTGTGGGCAGGACCATCAAACTTGACAATTTGAAGTAGGGATGCGGGTTGTCCAAAACTCCCATCACGTGGACGCGGTCCACCAAGCCCAATCGGGTCAACAGTTGACGGAACATTTTTTTATAATCTTCGTCGCCCTCCAGCAAATCACCGATGATGACCAGGTCCAATAACATGCCTTTTTTATCAAGCATGTGCATAGCCTCCAGAATGACATGGGGAGATTTGCGTTCTTCCAGCCGGCCGATGAACAAAATCCAGGGCCTGGTTTGGGGAATTTTCCTGTTTACTGACTGCTCCGCCTTTTTGTGCAGGGCGGCCGCATCCAACCCCTTGAGGATCACATGGACAGGATGGGACTTTAGTATCGTGGATTGGACGGCAAAATTTTCCTGTTCACTTGATACAACCACCAGCGCTGAGCTTAGAAATTTGATCCAAGGAAACAATCTCCGGCAACGTTTGGCCTGCAACTCTTCCCGGGCCCACCACACTGCGGGCACCCCGCATATACGGGCGGCCATGGCCGGGTACTTGAAATAGGATGTGAGGGTATTCAAGTGGACCAGACATACACCCTCCTTTCGGATAAGTTGAATATATCCCAGGATCGTTTTCCAACCACAGAATCCTTCTTTCGGAATAATCCAGCAATTGAATCCTTCTTTCTCAAGCCGATTTGCTACCGGGCCTCCTTCGCCACCAGCTATGGTGATGTTCCAGCCTCGCGCCCTGAGTTCATGCGCGAGATCTGCGAGACTGGTCGGCGAACCTCCCATCTGAAACCGGTGGTTGATCATCAGCAGGTTTCGGCAATTTCTCATTTCACCTCTTCTTGAATACTTTTCAAAAACATACGACGGAAGGCCGTCCAAGTATGATTCGCACGGGCGTCTTCCGTTGATAGCTTGCTCATTCGCCGCCACTCAGGCTCATCAGCATACAAGCGCCGCATTAATTCTCCATTGTTTTGCTTGGCTTCTCGCTTGATATACCAGCCGGTATCCCCTTCCTTGATTTCTAATCCGGCCTCCCGGGTCGCCAGCGTGACCAAGCCACAGGCCGCGCCTTCGATGAGGGATTTAGCCAAACCCTCCCGTCTGGAAGGGAGTATTTGCACATGGCATTGGGCCATGAGGTGTCCGACATCTTTGCGATATCCCATGATTTTGACCGAAGGCATGGCGGCGGCAACTGCGCGGACCCTCGTTTCCGTTTCATGGGGCAAATGGCCAACCAGCCAAAACTCCGCTTCGGGCAATGCCGCGTATCTCCAAGCTTCCAATGCTTCGATCACCCCCTTGCGCTCTCCCAACTCTCCCACCATGATGACCCTGAAGGGACGGAAGGCACGCTCCGGGCTGGTGAATTCGTCCAAATCCGCCCCTCGCCCGATGGGTATGATTTTATCGGAGGGAACCCCACATGCTTGAAATGTCCGCTCTGCTTGAGCGGACGCCACGAGTATGCGGTCCGCCAGTTCGTATTGCCGGTCGAAGTCCCGTCTCTTGAACCTGGGCCATGCATGATCGACCCAGCCCGACGCACCCGGAGGGTAATCATGGTGCCAGCTTGGGTGATTCAGAAAACTTTTGACACCCAGGGTATGCGCGACTGGCAGGAGGGCCATTCCCTGGCGGTTCCAGCAAATGCAGGCATCATAACGTCCTGCGTGGCGTCGAAGATGTTGTGCGGCCATGAGTGAAAAGAAACGGAATTGGGCACAGTAGTATGTTTGGGATGGCAGCCAAGAGAGGGCGTTTGCGGGTGTGTGGCGCCAGGTCAGGGGCTTGATGTTGTTTCCCTCGAAACCCCCGCGGGACATCAGGGTGACGCGGATGCGGGCTTCCGACAGCGCACGCAATTGTTCGCGCACGACCAAGCCCAGACCTTTTTCAGAAACCTTCGAGGCAAACAAATAGAAGACCTCCCTCATGATCATGCCTTCCGGGATTCCGTCCCGATACGATAAGGCCACGAACGGAAATGATTGCCCTTGATCCATCTTCTGAGGTTCTGAAGATGCTTCACCAGGTTATTCGAGTAATGGTATGGAGCCCAAGCCCGCCAACCCCACGGAATGCAGTATTCCTCGTAGAGCGGGGGTCTTGATTTCGGCACCTGACACAGTTGGGTTAAAGCCTGTTCATCGAGTGGCAGGAGGTAGAATTCCTTCCTGGGCGCCATTTCTTTACGGTGTTTTCTTCCCGCATGGCGCACCGGGGCAGAGGGAACCTTTCCCACAGATGGAGCGGGCGAGGCAATCAGTTCCAAACCCTTTGCCCTCGCCTGCAAATGGTTCGCCACTTCGGATTCGGCAAACACCCATCCATTTTCGTGCATGCGGGGCACGTGGAATACACCGGGAGCCATGAACGCACTGTTGAGTCTTTTCCAACAACCGGCTTCGGCGTTCCATTGGCTGCGCTTATGGTGGACGTGGGAAAAAATCAACCAGTCAAACCCGGGAGTCAATTCATAGGCAGACGGACAATGCTGGAAGAGCTCGTCGCACCGACTCCAGAAGGAAGGGTCATGCCAGAGAAATTGTTGGTCGTCCTGGAGGAAGTGAACGTAATCCATGCCTTCATCCAGCGCCAGCCGGTAGGACCAGGCCATGTTGGCATAGAGCCCGCCCAGGCGACGATTCCGATCATGTTCGAATTTCACCACACGCGTGTCCGCCTGCAGCGCGGCTTTGCTGAGAACATCTTTTTGCACGGGATCGTCGCTACCGTCATCCAGGATCAGCAGCGGGTTTCCCGGGGCAAACTTCCAGAAGGAACGCAGGCAGTTATCCAACAGCAACGGACGGTTGAAGGTGAAGAGGACGGTAAGTGTTTTCACGTGATGGCCTCAGGGGCGTAGGGAATTCAGGTGGTCGCCGGGACAGAATTTAGGGCCATACAACGTCTTGAACATGCTCATCTTAATTGTCTTTTTTAGAAGGATTTCAGCAGGCCGTTGATCTCCTCGAGCACGGGGGGAGTCGGAATGGCTTCCATCGGGGGTCTTTTTTGCTGCAGGTAGGCCGAGGCTTGGATGAGACGACCCGAAGCGTCCGGACGGAACCAGTGCAGTGGATTGGTTGGACCAAATAGCGCCAGATAGGTGCGGTTCCACGCGGCAGCCAAATGGGCAACCGCGCCGTCCACCGTCACGACGGCTTTCGATTTTTCCACCAGCCAGAGCAATTGCTTCAAACTGGTTCTTCCGGACAAATCGACGATCGGAGCACGGACCCTCCCCACGATTTCCTGGCAATGGCCACGTTCCCACTCGGTGACACCCCCGCTGAGCACCAGTGTGCAGGCCGTGCGCTCATGAATGGAATTGAGGCAATCCACCCACCGTTCCACGGGCCAGCATTTCTTCTTCCAGGCGGAGGTCGGGTGAACCAAAAGCCAGGGCCGGGATGGAACAGCCAATCCATCCGACCAGTTTTCCGGGGGCACCTCCAGGCGCGGAAACTCAAAGGCCATATCCCGAAGTGCCGTGACATTGCGCCAGTAGTATTGTGCACGATAACAATCGTTGGGACTGTCCTGATGGATTTCCCCGAACACCAAGGGGTGAAACCAGCGTTGTTCTTCCTTTTTGCTGAGAAGCAGCGTTTTCGCCCGGGCCCGCCAACGCCAGGCCAGCCAGGCCGCCTTTGAACCGTTCTCGAAACAGTATAGTCTATCCGTTTTTACCGAACCAGAATACTTGCGATCCACTCCGGGCATCAGCTCCATGAGTGGCGCCAGACCCGGCTTGCAAAGGAGCGAGATGTTATGTCCGCTAACCCTGGAAAGTGCCGAGAGGGTCGGCTGGAGGAGGACCAGATCCCCCAGCTGCTTGAGGAAGACAACCCCAGCCTTCATCGAACTCCGTTTCCGAAGGCCTCGGTGGAAAATTGTACCAGGTCACGGGCCCGGTGGACCCATTGCAAGTCACGGGCCCTCGCTTTCATTCGTTCCACGGCACGGGCATAACCCGCCCGGTCATCCAGCAAATCGGCCACTTTTCCGGCAAACTGCTCGGGGTCACTGTCAGAAAGATAAATACCCGCCTCACCCAGCACCTCGCGGGTGGTGGCAAGATCCGTGCTGAAAGCCGGGATGCCATGTGAGAGGTAATCCAGGGCCTTCACCGGGCAAGTGAGGTGACGGTTGTAAAACGTGTCCGGCAGCATCACCACACCGACCGAGGCACGTTCGGCCAGGATACGGTGCATTTCCTTG
The genomic region above belongs to Candidatus Methylacidiphilales bacterium and contains:
- a CDS encoding glycosyltransferase family A protein translates to MKTLTVLFTFNRPLLLDNCLRSFWKFAPGNPLLILDDGSDDPVQKDVLSKAALQADTRVVKFEHDRNRRLGGLYANMAWSYRLALDEGMDYVHFLQDDQQFLWHDPSFWSRCDELFQHCPSAYELTPGFDWLIFSHVHHKRSQWNAEAGCWKRLNSAFMAPGVFHVPRMHENGWVFAESEVANHLQARAKGLELIASPAPSVGKVPSAPVRHAGRKHRKEMAPRKEFYLLPLDEQALTQLCQVPKSRPPLYEEYCIPWGWRAWAPYHYSNNLVKHLQNLRRWIKGNHFRSWPYRIGTESRKA
- a CDS encoding glycosyltransferase family 9 protein, translated to MKAGVVFLKQLGDLVLLQPTLSALSRVSGHNISLLCKPGLAPLMELMPGVDRKYSGSVKTDRLYCFENGSKAAWLAWRWRARAKTLLLSKKEEQRWFHPLVFGEIHQDSPNDCYRAQYYWRNVTALRDMAFEFPRLEVPPENWSDGLAVPSRPWLLVHPTSAWKKKCWPVERWVDCLNSIHERTACTLVLSGGVTEWERGHCQEIVGRVRAPIVDLSGRTSLKQLLWLVEKSKAVVTVDGAVAHLAAAWNRTYLALFGPTNPLHWFRPDASGRLIQASAYLQQKRPPMEAIPTPPVLEEINGLLKSF
- a CDS encoding glycosyltransferase family 9 protein; the encoded protein is MGYLILYAVLRGLFFPFLKRSKKGGLALLIHTGKIGDYANAVFLLEKVAPADVLLDRLNAPFVSKDQRIRKAWFQQDYKANIWKKCRLACQLYCQGYERVFITTPNQLNLFWGLCACAGSTSALDVGWGMRILLKICDRVVPHDVHTPTIDSYLKLADGPGGERPVGRLFTDWNEDGVVEPLRQASRPRVGVSLCTGNGSKQIPVEEWGWWFQWLKSMGVSIVVLGTEPEQVFLDSVLQNSALPASAVLNLLGAVPLRDLPENISQLDILVSADSGPAYLAGLRNVPLVLYAGPCYLPEQQPQGNNHHIVSPQAPVERYSYIFDALHNADCETLYKTNVEERRRMMDFVRRVIQK
- a CDS encoding sulfotransferase family 2 domain-containing protein, whose protein sequence is MNRMIKFYPSRLAVYGKNMLREALNCAKNGREGRIYNNKRILHDYKCIFIHIPKTAGTSVSRALFELPKTIDTEYPRSIRKLRFKHLKATAVKSYLGDETWNRHFSFAFVRNPWDLMVSSYNWWVQKASHDPTFKDRIGSSEWLSNFESFIFSPFGRFKLNELEGNMLDWVTENGDIIVDYVGKVETFNSDWAAICHKINAPFRPMPCLNSTIRLDYRQYYNSRTRAAIAERFHREIELFEYKY
- a CDS encoding glycosyltransferase family 4 protein; translation: MINHRFQMGGSPTSLADLAHELRARGWNITIAGGEGGPVANRLEKEGFNCWIIPKEGFCGWKTILGYIQLIRKEGVCLVHLNTLTSYFKYPAMAARICGVPAVWWAREELQAKRCRRLFPWIKFLSSALVVVSSEQENFAVQSTILKSHPVHVILKGLDAAALHKKAEQSVNRKIPQTRPWILFIGRLEERKSPHVILEAMHMLDKKGMLLDLVIIGDLLEGDEDYKKMFRQLLTRLGLVDRVHVMGVLDNPHPYFKLSSLMVLPTKWDCAPRVVMEAMIHSCPVVCTDIPGNHDLITEGVTGTMFVPGDSSACASAIEKVLNDDKMRMELTHNARRHMETQFSLPATVDKIEALYAKV
- a CDS encoding sulfotransferase; amino-acid sequence: MSLVTGRKVFGIGFQKSGTTSLAHAMRYLGFHNIPAVGYRLEFLEGISRGVHPGELTKILEPWNFLRDNPFFWPKLPSTGAPFYQWANQQYPDALFILTKRISASAWQRSMITHMERGGHYPKGPLKGSDIYKKRMLVYGQEAVDSMDISLFTKVYETYNKEARDYLSTFAKGRWIELCWEEGHGWTELCRFLSVRKPWFRPFPSSNKTNYAKHKKTIEEDT
- a CDS encoding glycosyltransferase family 4 protein → MALSYRDGIPEGMIMREVFYLFASKVSEKGLGLVVREQLRALSEARIRVTLMSRGGFEGNNIKPLTWRHTPANALSWLPSQTYYCAQFRFFSLMAAQHLRRHAGRYDACICWNRQGMALLPVAHTLGVKSFLNHPSWHHDYPPGASGWVDHAWPRFKRRDFDRQYELADRILVASAQAERTFQACGVPSDKIIPIGRGADLDEFTSPERAFRPFRVIMVGELGERKGVIEALEAWRYAALPEAEFWLVGHLPHETETRVRAVAAAMPSVKIMGYRKDVGHLMAQCHVQILPSRREGLAKSLIEGAACGLVTLATREAGLEIKEGDTGWYIKREAKQNNGELMRRLYADEPEWRRMSKLSTEDARANHTWTAFRRMFLKSIQEEVK